GGTAGCCTGAAAAATTAAcatgaattatttttaaaaaatagttttaagcatttgagacatttttcagtattttattttgaaataattgctcgagtcatcgagccgtacttgttgacgtttttaagattttattaatgcattattgcttttcgtatttattattattctttacattttcttTTTCAACATTATTGTTacttatcccgatgaacctacgactgtgacatgtaatgagacaacacgacataaggatagtgattcaaaGGATCTgaaagatgatataatacctgaggaaatcatcagagaagtggaaaacattgAAAACAAATCAAAGTTTAATTTAGAGGAAACTGAGaccgttaacttaggggattccgaaacggtcaaggaaacacgtataagcattcatctatcaccatcaGAAAAGGAAAAGTACATCAGATTCCTAAAAGAATATGAAGATATCTTTGCATTGTCCTACGgcgatatgactggtttgagcatatctatagtggctcacaagctacccactaatcccatgtgtccaccggtaaagcaaaagctcagaaagttcaagacggatatgagtttgaagataaaagaggaggtcaccaagcaaatcaaagccaaggttcttagagtggtcgaatacccgacttggttggccaacattgtgctAGTTCCGAAGAAAGAcgggaaagttagagtatgtgttgATTACCGAGATcgaaacagagcaagtcccaaagatgatttcccgttgcccaatatacacatactaatTGAAAACtatgccaagcatgaacttcaatcctttgtggattgtttcgcaggataccatcagatctggatggatgaagaggatgttGAAAAGATGGCCTTCATCACACCGAGGGGGATATactgttacaaaatgatgtcgtttggtttgaagaatgctcgagccacctacatgagagccatgaaaACCATCTTCCGcgacatgatacataaggaaataaaggtgtacgtggatgacgttatcatcaaatctaaaaggagttcggatCATATAGCAGAGTTGAAGAAGTTTTTCGACCAgcttcgaaaatacaatttgaagttaaatcctacaaaatgtgccttcggagtccctgcgggaaaattgttaggattcatcgtcagtcgcCGAGGGATTGAGTTGTACCCATCAAAGGTCAAATCTATCCAAGACCTACCACCTCctaagaataagaaagatgtgatgaccTTTTTAGGGCATCTCAATTACATCAGTAGCACAGTCAActgtgatatgtgagccaatcttatggatgctgaggaaagatggtgcaacaagttggactgaagaatgccataaagccttcgacaaaatcaaggagtatttatctaaaccaccTGTTCTAGTCCCACTAGAACCAGGAAGGCCTCTGCTGCTTTATTTGTCCGTATTGGATGGAGATTTTGGTTGTgttttgggacaacatgatgaaacttgaagaaatgagcaggcgatatattatctgagcaacaAATTCACGCGTTACAAAGCCCGGTACTCTTTGCTGGAATGCACCTGTTGTGCTTTGGCGTGGATAGCTCAGAAAttgaggcattatttctgtgcatacactacatatctcatatcaaggatggatatgctaaaatacatctttcagaaacccatgcctacgagtaagttagcaaagtggcaaaTACTGTTGGGcgagtttgacatcatctatttaactcagaaggcagtcaaagggcaagcacTGGCAGATCATCTGGTAGAAAAtcccgtagacggagaatacgaaccattaaaaatgtattttcccgatgaggaggtatcatttgtaggagaagatatcaccgaggcgtatgatggttggagaatgttcttcgaggagcagcaaacttcaaaggagtaggtatcgGGGTTGTCTTAGTATCAAAAATCGGCCAACACTAtctggtatccgcaaaactcaggtttccatgcaccaacaatatggcagaatatgaggcttgcatcttggggctcaggttggccattgacatgaatgttcaggagttgttggtaatcggagattcagatATTTTGGTGCACCAGATTCTAGGGGAATGGGCTACGAATAACACCAAAATATTTCCATAtttgcactgtgtacaagagctgatcaagaggttcacaaagatagaattcaagcatgttctgaggattcagaatgagtttgcagatacGTTAGCtactttgtcttccatgatacaacacctgGACAAGAACTTCAttgatcctatcccaatagggattcataaacatctcgcttattgtgctcatgttgaagaagagcttggcggaaatccatggttccatgacatcaagAAGTACCTAGAAAAGGGAAAATACCCAGAGACTTCTACCCATACTCAGAAGCGCACGCTTCGAAGattagccaaccatttctttcaaagtgtGGGAATTTTATATAGAAGGACTCTTGACCTAGGGTTACTACGGTGTGTggatgccaaggaggcatccagattgctcgaggaaattcatgccggaacttgcggaccgcacatgaatggtTTCACCTTAGCccagaagatattaagagcagggtatttctggatgactatggaaacagactgcatcaagtatattcagaagtgtcaccaatgctAGATCCATGCTGACATGATACGAGTATCACCCAATGAACTCAACGCAACAAGTTTGccctggcctttctccgcttggggtatggatgtcatcggcCCAATCAAACTcgctgcttcaaatgggcataggttcattctagtggccatagattacttcacaaaatgggttgaagctacATCTCATAAAGCTATAACTAAGACGTTTGTAGTGGATTTTGTTCGGGAACacattgtttgtcgatttggagtaccagagtcaatcattactgacaatgtcGCCAATTTCGACAGCGATTTAATGAAgtccatgtgtgaaacattcaagatcaagcttagGAACTCCACAACATATAGGCTACAAATGTACGGagccgtagaagccgccaacaagaacatcaagaatatattgaggaaaatggtggacaattacaaataatggcacgagaagctgccATTTGCTTTTCTTGGATATCGTACCACAGTTCGCATATCAACTGGGCAACTCCCTACCTattggtttatggtactgaagcagttattcctgccgaagtagaaatcccttctctAAGAATCATACAAAAAGCTGAGCTCAATGATGCAGAATGGGTACAGAGCCActatgaacaactagctctcattgatgggaaaagaatgaatgtggTATGGCACGGTCAgctctaccagaacagaatgaCAAGGGCCTTCAACTAAAACGTCAGGCCAAGGCAGttcacaccggggcaattggtgcTAAAGTGAATCTTTCCGCATCAGGATAAAGCTAAGGGGAatttctcacccaactggcaaggtccctacatggttcatcgagttCTAACAGGAGAAGCACTTATATTTGTTGAAATGGACGGAGAGATTtagccgaaacctatcaattcagatacagtcaagagatactatatttaagattatttgcatttttccatttgatgtaactgaactacgcttgacttgattcccgtttaagaggggatacgtaggcagccctgtgtgTTCGATCACATactaataaaattttcatttccccatgatcagaaactggggcaggaTATCGAGTTTGTCCGATTTCATCATGTGTGTAACAGCCAAGGGATGTATTGTCAggagtatgcatttaaactggggcagaattttgacgaggaccatcaaaattctaaagcaaagaggttgcaatgtctctaaaTGTGTCGCAGTTACCGGTTCATTTAAATTATTTGATCTCATACACTATCATATATTGCAAAACAACTACACTTTTGCAAATAATTTTATCAAGTGCATACATGCTTTTCGAAAACTTCATTTCTGCTTAAGCCAAATgttacccagggtaactcaagCAGGACCCCAAGACAGGAATAAAGGCAAAGCAGGGAATCAAGAGCACGAACCAACTGTCCCCCGcaaaaactcacaattttcctttgaATGCAGGTACAATAGACACAACAATAATATTCGTAGATACATACGCATAGTGAAATCACTACCTTCATGACGACAAGTTGATAAAcgcaaacacatcaagctaagaaatatTTTTCTCCCTCGCAGCTGATCATTGcttttcttgcataaggctaagcatttactctctttgcatgagactaagcattgtctccatttcctGTATGAGGTTAAGCATTACCTTCGTAATCGCATTAGGCTAAGAAATaggcatgagactaagcattgtctccattttctgcatgaggttaagcattgcctccgtaattACATAAGGCTAATCACTGCCTttttttgcatgagactaaacacaatctccatttcttgcatgaggttaagcattgcctccgtaatcgcataaggctaagcactgcctttctttgcatgagactaagcactgtctccatttcttgcatgaggctaagcattgcctccgtaattgcggaaggctaagcattgtctttcattgaataaggctaagcactgcctttccttgttTGGGACTATGCactatctccatttcttgcatgaggctaagcattgcctctataattgcataagtctaagcactacctttcattgcataaggctaagcactgcctttccttgcatgggactaagcactgtctccactactcgcatgaggctaagcattgcctccgtaattgcataaggataagcattgccttttctttgcatgagactaagctttgtctcccttcctttgcatgagattAAACATTGTCTCTATTCCTTGcttgaggctaagcattgcctttccttgtcagagactaagcattgtctcatttCCTTACATGAGACTAAATACTGTCTCCACTACACTGCATAAGTCTAAGCACTATCCACTTCCTTCGTATAGGGCTAAGCGCTGCCCTCATCTTATATAAGACTAATCCTTGTCTTGTCTCATCCTCGCATATAACTAAGCACcatatctttgcatttcatgggctgaaatatcgccatttggtccgaaggcgtcatagtccaaaggcaccatcctcatagccgggagtCACCATTCCATGACCTGAGGATCTCGCAAAACTACACattattattcaaaggcgtcatagtccagaggcatcatcctcatggtccgaggacaccatttcatggcatgtgattcccttatcatacgcttcatggcccaggacgtcatggtctaaggacatcatcctcatcgtccaaagacaaccttcatggtccaaagggaatttgaatcatgtttaaattatcGCAATGACCCATATATGTTTGCATGCACTatattttaagttttgcaggtaattcgGGAGGTAACTGTTCTacaaacgggagcaatcttcactccagtttccattcacaacgttcacatcctttgaATACCTCGAACATAACCAACTACCAATAATTGACTACATTTTACTTCATGACCGTTCGAATATCTGCCTCATACACCCGCAACGTCCAAAATTTGCATTCATGACTCCATCTAAAATTGTCCGTTACTTACAACATtatcctacccaaaagaacctCTTCGAAACATACGACCATTCTTATAACAACTCCGTCGGTTTTGCtcgtcgttggatccagaactatgCACGGCCCGATtaccgtaacaccagggatatgtaggcaactcaggaactaAAGTTCGGCTCCCATTTTTCAATCACATCATTCCCCACTCAATTCAgccaaaatcggtcatcattttctttactcgataactctttcatcattcccgggtaaacatgggcagttgttgatacccaattttgccctcatattttttcaaatagtatatatattttcaaaatgtcaattttgcatcattatttgatttacaagatttatacaagtACTTTCCATAATTTTCTGCAATTTttagagttttaaaattaattttcttgcatttacattacttaaatattatccctttaaattatctatgatgacttaatcatccaaatttatcatgttatatccatgtgtgtgtttaataatattttacttcattttatataattacatctatattttagttatttatgtaatttttgcaataatagcctatgttCATGCATAATTAcgtttttattacattatttgtgccaaaatagtattttatattGTTATAATGCTAAATTAATATTTCCAATCATTTTactgcataagtaatatttttactatttattaattactcttataaattattattttttataaattttgtgTATTTAAACTATGGCCCAATTGTAAGCCAATTTCGGACCAAATTTAGCCCAAATCCTCATCCCAACAACCCCAGCCCAAGCCAAACGACCCTTTACTAAAACCCGGTCGCAACCCACTTTAAATGAACCACCCGTTCAATTTTTTatcctggtcgttgatctctcaagatcaacggcccTCGTTCATTTTCCCCTTTTAATTAACCcaacctaaaccctaatcctcatttcCCACCTAATAGTCGTCGCTGAAACCTCTCAACTCCACTCGTCTCTGAAAAACCCTAGCTGTCATACCCTTAATCCTCTCCAATTCCAACCTaaacatggaatcaatccataatctacttacctattttgtgatACTTAACTATTATGTGCGTTTCTGTGGTGTTACTTAATTCTTGCCCTTAGAACTACCTTTCAAGAGCAGGCCTGATTGACTATGATTTTGTGAAGATCTAGACGATCTTTTGTCTATATACACTCTACAATGAACGATTCTTGCATTATTGGTTCGATTCAAGACCGTtggacccaactagggtttgagatttttctttttcctcaCTGATTTTGATTGCATATGATAtattctttcctttcttgtgtttTACTGATGAGTTTTCGTGTCCGTCCGCTCTATttgaacactatataaacccctccccaatttcctcTCGAGAGAGACCTAATTTTCACTGCTAGTACATTCGCTACACTCTTCTCTCACTCGTTCACTTCTTCTGAGATACTTGAATATTTTCTGGAATCGTTGAATCCTTGGCCTGCTGAAAGACAAGGCCATAATATTGTTAAAATAACCTCCTCTGGTGCAAGCACTTCTCGGAGCCCTTCTCGAGGCTCTtatgaactctgaagcatcgagGATCTGAGGTTCTTTTGCTATCAGTATTCTAACTCCTCATTCTTTTATTCATTTAACTTTGCTACCGGTTAGTGTCCTTAACTCTTGCAATGTTAACTATTTTTCTTTCTGTTTATCTATGACGTATGTGTTATATGTATCGATGTTGTTTAAATTCTATAAGCATGAGTCGGTTTTCCTGTTATCCATGGGTCCCTAATATTGTACTGCTATGATATTGTTTTATAATCCCATGCAATTCCATGTTCTTTATTAGTTGAATTCAGTAGACTTCAGCACATGTAAGATGTTTTCATTATTGGAATGGATTCTAGCATTATTAGGTGTTTCTAGACTAATGTGGTTCTCTACTTTGTCCTGTATTTCTATGTTTGTATTCTagaccttgttgagttattcttgctcAATATGATAGATCTCTGAGACTGTATCAATTATCTAAAGCATGTTTCCATTAAGTTAtcttgcatgtttggtttagaatgGCTTCTAGGGAAAATTGCTATGATAGTTTCTCTGCCGCCTAGGTAATGGGTACGAATGGTTATGCGTACCTGTCTCATTCCCTTTTAAGTGCTCATGAGTGAGGACACTGATGAGGTTTATGGTAAACCATGCCATTAGTTTGTTTCTATGTTGTTTATGGTCACCTTCATGTGAAATTGCATATTCCTCTAACTGTGATTGTTTCGAATAAGGCTCACCTGTTTAAAATCTTTTTCTGACATTTTGGTTAATGTCTTGTGCTAAACTTGATTTCTGAGAAATTAGTATATGTGTGTGTTTGTCCCGTCAACTCTACAGACTTGCCTATTCAGCCTTCTTAATGTGTAACTATGCTCAGTATGCTATACCCACCCTTTGTTGAATAATTGTTCAATATGGTGTTAGTTCTTCTATGTCAAACTTGTTATGCCAAAGTTGTCTACCCAGTTGGTATGCTCAAGCCCTCTTGTTTAACCAATCTTGTTCCCACCTCTAAGAATTATGACCACTGTTAATAGGCTTTAGGACTGTCAATTGGTTATCATGTATGGTTTCCCCCTTTAAGCTTGTTATGAGTTTGTGTATGGCCCTGGGTGTGTAGCTGATACATTCCCACTCTGAAACATGCTAGATCATGGGTTCACTGTTCGTGTTAAAGGAGAAGCTTGCTGAAGGCCCAGGTGTTACTAGGTTATATTCTTTTGGGCATGTTCTGTATATTGGGCATGCAGCCTTTTAATATATAATATTCGCGCTTATATTCATTATTTtggggtctgtaataatttgtgaACAAAAACAGATGGGGAGATTAGTAAAAGAGAGGTAGGGTACTCTAATTCTCACATAAatgggtagaaagcatgcctataggatctatgtGATTTATTCGTCATTTGCTTCACATGTTTAACTTCATGAGTAGAAAGCCTGCCTATAGGAGTCAGACGCATACACATTACTTAACTGGCCAACGCATGCTATTTCAAGTATCTGTTGTACCACTCTCCACTACTGTGTTTTCTTAGATAATATGACTATATGGCGTATCACTACAATATTCTACTTACCTAGGtgatatgcctataggacttcgaATGATTAATCTATCCGCTGCCTCAATTATCATTGTACTGCTCATGCCTATGGGTTTAATAATCAGCAACCCATATCATTTGTATTGCTCatctagatagcatgcctatagggataaaactATATAAAATCAATGTCAATCGCCGACTATTAGATATCATGCTTCTAGGACATTGTCACCTGCCTAACGAACTTGTCTATAAAATCAGCGTTGGTAGTTCATGGTTCTGGAGTCATTTCACTGCCTTTTGCGAAAgatctagaaatcatgcctataggtttctGTAATCTGCAAATCCGTTGCCTGTTTATTGCTAAAATTAGAATcacttagaaaccatgtctataggacttataATGATTTAATCTATACGTTAGCCTAAAATGCAGCATTGCCTGTTTGATATTGGAATCATATAGAGATCATGCCCATAAGACCAAAAGATTCTGAGTCTCAAGTTCGAAACGTTCTATTGCTTAATTTGAAAATCAGTTTGTGTGCTTCtctgtttatgtgtggaggctaacatgaACCACTCTTtgctattatgtgcagtcctCTTTATTTTTGAATGCCcaattagttttatcatttttgagcagcctaagtaagtcaagaaccacccaaatagaggtacaaagcctcctggaccataggcatgggacgggtaatgcacgcataggatacgacttggaattgaattagaacgctttaggtaaacaacttcaacatagtaatcgggtagcaggagatgatagtttgtgcccgctgaataatatgagcaactcctatctaaaaggagttgtgaagtattatttatgttgcacggggtgctcctttaggctaaaaatctTAGGACCCCCTTTCCTTTATAcgcttagtcatttaacatagaccaatgtaGCGGGATCCTTATAATCATTAAAGATTAGTACCAATTCTCTTTGTGTTATAATAAAATTCTTTGactttttatatttctttgtttatttgatgACCTAGCCTAATCCACATAGTTTTAGGTTTGACCAGGATCCACAgctgtggacctcgaagagtgcataacaccttctctttgacgTAATAGtttccctaacgcaccttaaaaccgtttggtggtgactcttctcttttaataccctccCTTAAAAGAGTTgacacatgtcgaaacccgatttcgcgagaaaaagcgGCCCACGAATCACACACTTTGTGACCTGGCCTGCTTCCCTTCTACACACGCATCACACACTTTGTGATCTTTGAATTTTGACTTGGGAAgcccacgaaccaggtccttcttgatCAGCTTGTTCAGCAAGGAAAAGCTTGTATGGCCTAGACTTTTGTACCATAGCTCAGCATTATCATCAATAGCACTTAGGCATGTAAGATCACCACCGTTCAAAGAGTTAAAATCTTCAACATAAATGTTCTTGAACCTTTTTGCAACTAAAATCACTTCATCGGTTATGAGATTGGTGATAGTGCAGGACTTAGACAAGAACTCCACTT
This region of Nicotiana tomentosiformis chromosome 4, ASM39032v3, whole genome shotgun sequence genomic DNA includes:
- the LOC138909517 gene encoding uncharacterized protein; the protein is MAEYEACILGLRLAIDMNVQELLVIGDSDILVHQILGEWATNNTKIFPYLHCVQELIKRFTKIEFKHVLRIQNEFADTLATLSSMIQHLDKNFIDPIPIGIHKHLAYCAHVEEELGGNPWFHDIKKYLEKGKYPETSTHTQKRTLRRLANHFFQSVGILYRRTLDLGLLRCVDAKEASRLLEEIHAGTCGPHMNGFTLAQKILRAGYFWMTMETDCIKYIQKCHQC
- the LOC138909518 gene encoding uncharacterized protein, with translation MAREAAICFSWISYHSSHINWATPYLLVYGTEAVIPAEVEIPSLRIIQKAELNDAEWVQSHYEQLALIDGKRMNVDKAKGNFSPNWQGPYMVHRVLTGEALIFVEMDGEI